The Gemmatimonadaceae bacterium nucleotide sequence GTCACCCAGCTGCCGCACCTGCAGTAGTGTCGACGGCACCGTCCACAGTCGCGCCACGAGAACGTTCCTCATGGCGCTACTGCATATCGAGGCGACCGTCGTATCGCTCGCGTGACTGGGGCGCCTGGGCGTTGCCTACTGCCGTCGCACACTCACCGCATAGCGACCGGACCCGTAGCCGCTCAGTCGCACCAGATAGTCACCGACAGGCAACGTTCCTGAGAGGCGAGAGCAATAGTCGTTGTTGTCGTAATCGATGTCATCGTTCGAACTCAACTGTGTGCCGCCCGCCGTGAAGAGTGTCAGGATGGGATCGGCCTCCACCGCCCAGCCACAGGCGCCGACATGCCCGACCGCTTCAATGAGGTAGTTGCTGACCACGCGAATACGCAACCGAAAGAAGTCGACATCGTTCGCACCCGAAAACGTTCCGATCATGTAACCATCCGGGAGCAACTCGTCGGAACCTTCCGGCGTGTCGTTGGGCTCCAATTCCGAGGCGCCAGCCAGGGCGAAGTTGGCCGCATACAGTCCTGCACCATCCACCACCACCGATGTCGGCGCTGCAGCAGAACCCAGTGCTCCCCACGGTCGCATTGGCACCCCGAAAATTCCGTCGCTGTACTCGTCGACGCCTGCGAACACCCAGTATGGACCGTCGGGAAGTCCTGTGAACCCGAACGTCCCACCAACTCCGGCCGTCACCGTTTGCACGGTCGCGCCGGTCGTGGCGTTCACAAGTCGTACGAACAACGTGCGCGGCGGCACTGTGGTGGCCGCGAATATTCACCATGTTCACCGGCCGGTGCCGAAGAACTGGTCCCATCCGGGTGCACCAAGGTCAATCGTATAGTTGATGAGACGCGCCTTGAGCTGTGCGGGCGTGAGGCCCGGTTCACGTGAAAGCAGGGTGCGGCCATCCCGGCACGTGCGGCGCGGCCATGGACGTCCCCTGCCACGAATCCACGATCGGAGTGCCGTTCTGGAAGTTCCGTGGAGGAGTACACGCCATGCGTCGCGCCGAAACTGACGTCTCCACCCGGGGCGGCAATGTCCACATTGGCACCGTAGGACGAATACGACGCGCGGGCCGGGAGGGCGCGACAGCCGCAACCGACACCGGTTCCGGATACGACGCGGGATAGTTGCGGCGTGGCGTTGTTGCTGTTCCCGGCCGAGGCGATGATCAGGGAGCCATTGATGAAGGCGGCCTGACGGCGTTCGCCATCACCACACTGGGGCTCGAGCCTCCGAGACTCATGTTGATGACGCGTGCCGGACCGCCCGCCGCGGGACTGTGCCACCAATGCCATTGTCGACGGGCAGCCAGCCGCGTACAGGACACCCTGCGCGATGTCGTAGCTGGTGCCACCACCGGCGATGCTCATCACACGCACCGGTCGGATGCGCTCGACAATTGACGCCCACCACGCCGCTGGAGTTGTTGCGGATCGCCCCAACGTGCCGGATACGTGGAGTCCGTGATTCCGCGCATCACACCACGTGCAATGCCACTGGCGCGGCTTGACGGCTGG carries:
- a CDS encoding DVUA0089 family protein gives rise to the protein MNATTGATVQTVTAGVGGTFGFTGLPDGPYWVFAGVDEYSDGIFGVPMRPWGALGSAAAPTSVVVDGAGLYAANFALAGASELEPNDTPEGSDELLPDGYMIGTFSGANDVDFFRLRIRVVSNYLIEAVGHVGACGWAVEADPILTLFTAGGTQLSSNDDIDYDNNDYCSRLSGTLPVGDYLVRLSGYGSGRYAVSVRRQ